The genomic stretch CTTGAAAGTGAGGTCTTTGGGAAATTGTATGTGGCACACGTGATGGGAAGaaagttgaattttttttcccattaagaaGCTTCTTCTGGGAGTTCTGCCTTAACTGGCAGCAACATTTTCACAACAGGAACAGGATTCTGCCCAGTgccaggctgggaggaggtgagggcagggccaggcactGAAGCGAGACAAAAGGCCGGGAGAAGCCAGTTCCTGGTGGCTGTTGGGCAGCTCAGATAGCTCTCTGCCTCAACCACCATGGTCCTCCTCCTAACCTGGCTTTCCCGGTGTTGTGGCCGCCTCCTTCTCTTGccttcctggcccctggcccctgaggGATCCCAAAGATGCTGCTGTTCCCAGAGCCCCGAGGCAAGCACAAAAGAGACCAGCTCCAGAGACAGTGGGAAGACGACGGTAAGTGGCACCAGGAGTGGAAGGCATGACGGGAGATTTGGGAGGGGGGCCTCATTGTCATCCAGCACCACAGGCCTACCGGAGGACATATACCAATCCAGACCCCTGGAGCTTGTCACCTAGTTCCAACTCCCagctggtccccccacccccaccctgctagACCTCAGAGCTCCCTTTCCTAGCACCCCCCCACCTCACAGTCCACTGAGTTCTAGAGCAGGAATTTCCCCTCATCTAACAGTTAATTATTTctggtggtggagggggagggacaggggcaggcaggcagtcctctccttcctccttttacAAGGAGTCCAGTTACAGCCCCTGGGCCAGTGACCTCTACGTGCCCACCCCCTTCCTGAAGGGCCTATGCCTAGGAAGCTACCCTCAAACTAATCAAAACCTAGAGGCAAAATTCCTAACTCCCAGCAAGTTtcagctccctgccctggctgaggCTCCCTCTCATGTCCCCTCCCCGCCAGGGACCCAGGCACACAGCTGAGCTGGCCCAGGCGGAAGAGctgctggagcagcagctggagCTATACCAGGCCCTGCTGGAAGGGCAAGAGGGGGCCTGGGAAGCAAAGGCCCTGGTGCTCAAGATCCAGAAGTTGAAGGAGCAGATGAGGAGACACCGAGAGAGCCTGGGAAGAGAAACCTAAGCTTCCCACCAGTTCCCACTTTGCCCTCCTACCCTGGAACACTGCACAC from Phyllostomus discolor isolate MPI-MPIP mPhyDis1 chromosome 4, mPhyDis1.pri.v3, whole genome shotgun sequence encodes the following:
- the MCCD1 gene encoding mitochondrial coiled-coil domain protein 1, which gives rise to MVLLLTWLSRCCGRLLLLPSWPLAPEGSQRCCCSQSPEASTKETSSRDSGKTTVPRQGPRHTAELAQAEELLEQQLELYQALLEGQEGAWEAKALVLKIQKLKEQMRRHRESLGRET